One segment of Methanolinea mesophila DNA contains the following:
- the cbiM gene encoding cobalt transporter CbiM, which translates to MHIPDGFIPLDQAVIYWIIALVFIALALRWARKELSEEKVPIVAVLAAAIFAMQAFNLPVGMGTSGHLVGGALAAIILGSPFAAVFFLTIVLIIQGVIFGDGGITTMGANIINMGVIGGFVGFFGFVGLKKAIKNPYVSAGIAAWFACLIPALAASFELWVAGTFPLVPGLIAMGTYHAAIGVIEAFITAIAVYLIWTARPDLDWTTKKSGMPITEPEKVAAA; encoded by the coding sequence ATGCATATTCCCGATGGATTTATTCCACTCGACCAGGCGGTCATTTATTGGATCATCGCCTTGGTGTTCATCGCCCTCGCGCTCAGATGGGCAAGAAAGGAACTGTCAGAAGAGAAGGTTCCCATCGTCGCCGTTCTTGCGGCGGCGATCTTTGCGATGCAGGCCTTCAACCTGCCGGTGGGGATGGGAACTTCCGGGCATCTCGTCGGGGGTGCCCTGGCGGCGATCATCCTGGGCTCTCCTTTCGCCGCGGTGTTCTTTCTGACGATTGTGCTTATCATCCAGGGGGTCATCTTCGGCGACGGAGGGATCACCACCATGGGTGCGAATATTATCAACATGGGGGTCATCGGTGGATTCGTGGGCTTCTTTGGGTTTGTGGGGCTCAAAAAAGCAATTAAAAACCCCTACGTCTCCGCGGGGATCGCCGCGTGGTTCGCCTGCCTCATTCCGGCCCTCGCCGCTTCGTTCGAACTCTGGGTGGCGGGAACTTTCCCGCTCGTCCCGGGGCTGATCGCAATGGGGACGTACCATGCGGCAATCGGGGTGATCGAGGCGTTCATCACCGCTATCGCGGTCTATCTCATCTGGACTGCCAGGCCGGATCTCGACTGGACCACGAAGAAGTCAGGGATGCCGATAACCGAACCGGAGAAGGTGGCGGCAGCATGA
- a CDS encoding DNA topoisomerase subunit B, with protein sequence MNDTYDASHITVLEGLQPVRERPAMYIGSTDSRGLHHLVYEVVDNSIDEALAGFCDRVWVTIHNDGSITVVDNGRGIPVDVMAKSGKSALETVLTVLHAGGKFDKNTYQVSGGLHGVGVSVVNALSRWLVAVVYRDGNRYEMRFERGKVSLPLQTKQESGQELLERLRAWYPELAAPDAGDRRRVLSEYGEKLSGTSISFLPDDTIFETSEFDYDILAHRMRELAFLNSGVSISILDERTSDVETFYYGGGITEYVKYLNTGVDPVHPDVIAVAKKDAENMVDVDVAIQYTTAYSEQVFSYVNSVNTREGGTHLEGFRSAITRAINNSARKNNLLKDNSLTIRGEDVREGLTAVISVKVANPQFEGQTKMRLGNSNVRGIVDSLVYSSLSEYFEENPKVLSAIVEKALAAARAREAARNARELARRKSTLESSGLPGKLADCSERDPAKSEIYIVEGDSAGGSAKQGRDRRFQAILPLRGKILNVEKATPHKILKNAEIQALVSAIGTGVGEQFDTDKARYHHVILMTDADVDGAHIRTLLLTFFFRYMKRLIEEGYVYIAQPPLFRVAKGKQERYAFREDEMKQISSEMGEKGVSVQRYKGLGEMNATQLWSTTMDPESRVLKKVTIEDASYANEIFEKLMGEDVDARKDFIKRHAKEVTNLDI encoded by the coding sequence ATGAACGATACCTATGATGCATCTCATATCACCGTACTCGAAGGGTTGCAGCCGGTCAGGGAACGCCCTGCCATGTATATCGGGAGCACCGATTCCCGCGGACTGCACCACCTGGTCTATGAGGTGGTGGATAACTCAATAGATGAAGCGCTCGCCGGGTTCTGCGACCGGGTATGGGTGACTATCCATAACGACGGGTCCATCACGGTAGTGGATAACGGGAGGGGGATTCCCGTTGATGTGATGGCCAAATCGGGAAAAAGCGCGCTGGAGACGGTGCTTACCGTGCTCCACGCAGGAGGAAAGTTCGACAAGAACACCTACCAGGTATCGGGGGGTCTGCACGGGGTGGGTGTCTCGGTGGTGAACGCACTCTCACGCTGGCTTGTCGCGGTGGTCTACCGTGACGGGAACCGCTACGAGATGCGGTTCGAGCGGGGAAAGGTCTCGCTTCCCCTGCAGACGAAGCAGGAGAGCGGACAGGAACTCCTGGAGCGGCTCAGGGCATGGTACCCGGAGCTCGCTGCACCGGATGCAGGTGACCGGAGAAGAGTGCTCTCGGAGTACGGCGAGAAGCTCTCCGGAACTTCGATCTCCTTCTTACCGGACGATACCATCTTCGAGACGAGCGAGTTCGACTACGATATCCTGGCGCACCGGATGCGTGAGCTCGCCTTCCTCAATTCCGGGGTCTCGATAAGTATCCTGGATGAACGGACCTCTGACGTTGAGACCTTCTACTACGGGGGCGGCATCACCGAGTACGTGAAGTATCTCAATACAGGGGTCGACCCGGTGCACCCCGACGTGATCGCGGTGGCGAAGAAGGATGCCGAGAACATGGTCGACGTGGACGTTGCCATCCAGTACACCACCGCATATTCCGAGCAGGTCTTCTCGTATGTTAACAGTGTGAACACCCGGGAGGGAGGTACCCACCTGGAAGGGTTCCGGAGCGCGATCACCCGGGCGATCAACAACTCCGCCCGGAAGAACAACCTGCTGAAAGACAACTCCCTCACCATCAGGGGAGAGGACGTGCGGGAAGGGCTCACCGCGGTGATCAGCGTCAAGGTGGCGAACCCCCAGTTCGAGGGCCAGACCAAGATGAGGCTCGGAAACAGCAACGTGAGAGGGATCGTAGACTCCCTGGTCTACTCCTCTCTCTCGGAGTATTTCGAGGAGAACCCGAAGGTCCTCTCGGCCATCGTGGAGAAGGCGCTCGCCGCAGCACGGGCGAGAGAGGCGGCCCGGAACGCACGGGAACTGGCCCGGAGAAAGAGCACGCTCGAGAGCTCGGGTCTCCCCGGGAAACTGGCGGACTGCTCGGAACGAGACCCCGCGAAGAGCGAGATCTATATCGTGGAGGGGGACAGTGCGGGCGGTTCCGCCAAGCAGGGGAGGGACCGCCGGTTCCAGGCGATCCTCCCCCTCAGGGGCAAGATCCTGAACGTGGAGAAAGCCACCCCCCACAAGATCCTGAAGAATGCCGAGATCCAGGCACTGGTCTCGGCCATCGGAACGGGGGTCGGCGAGCAGTTCGATACCGACAAGGCACGCTATCACCACGTGATCCTGATGACGGATGCGGATGTCGACGGGGCGCACATCCGGACCCTGCTCCTCACCTTCTTCTTCCGCTACATGAAGCGGCTGATCGAGGAGGGATACGTGTACATCGCCCAGCCGCCCCTCTTCCGGGTGGCGAAAGGCAAACAGGAGCGGTACGCTTTCCGTGAGGACGAGATGAAGCAGATCTCCTCGGAAATGGGTGAGAAGGGCGTCTCGGTCCAGCGGTACAAGGGTCTCGGGGAGATGAATGCCACGCAGCTCTGGAGCACGACCATGGACCCCGAATCGAGGGTGCTCAAGAAGGTGACCATAGAGGATGCGAGCTACGCGAACGAGATCTTTGAAAAACTGATGGGCGAGGACGTGGACGCCCGGAAGGACTTCATCAAGCGGCACGCGAAGGAGGTGACCAACCTTGACATCTGA
- a CDS encoding NAD(P)/FAD-dependent oxidoreductase translates to MIRTMSGTGYDVVVVGAGPAGSACARRCAELGLSCLLLEEHATIGHPVQCAGLLSLAAMRECRVSARSVLNRVSGARIRTAHGTELAFDAGTTKAFVVDRGILDREMAALAAGAGAEIRVKTACAGVRERSVITRGVNGREEFPFRVLIAADGPRSPVARARGMTRPPVFLAGLQTEIPLDIDPRFVEIYPDVSPEFFGWVIPSGTGRARVGLAGMEDIRGRFHRLLSTVGAGPEECGLHLVTGTIPLGVMPRTFGNRTLFIGDAAGMAKPTSGGGVYTGVRSAVHAAETAALACREHDFTDESLARYEGRWKADIGKELALGFRVFSARRAFGPVEMDRLVRMLSRDEVVQEIILYGDMDRPGVLLKRFAKNPRLYPVLWLLLREGVRGIIK, encoded by the coding sequence ATGATACGTACGATGTCCGGAACCGGCTACGACGTGGTGGTGGTGGGAGCCGGCCCGGCGGGGAGCGCCTGCGCCCGCCGGTGCGCCGAGCTGGGGCTCTCATGCCTTCTGCTCGAGGAGCATGCCACCATAGGGCACCCGGTCCAGTGTGCCGGCCTCCTTTCGTTGGCCGCAATGCGCGAATGCCGGGTATCAGCCCGTTCCGTGCTCAACAGGGTCTCGGGGGCCAGGATCAGGACCGCGCATGGGACGGAGCTGGCCTTCGACGCAGGAACCACGAAGGCTTTCGTAGTCGACCGGGGGATCCTTGACAGGGAGATGGCTGCGCTGGCGGCCGGTGCGGGCGCAGAGATCAGGGTCAAGACCGCGTGTGCCGGGGTCCGGGAAAGATCCGTGATCACCAGGGGAGTCAACGGGAGGGAAGAATTCCCGTTCCGGGTCCTCATCGCGGCGGATGGTCCCCGGAGCCCGGTCGCGAGAGCGCGTGGAATGACCCGCCCCCCCGTGTTCCTCGCCGGACTCCAGACCGAGATCCCCCTGGATATCGATCCCAGGTTCGTGGAGATTTACCCGGATGTATCCCCGGAGTTCTTCGGGTGGGTCATCCCTTCGGGTACGGGGCGGGCCCGGGTGGGTCTTGCCGGGATGGAAGATATCAGGGGGAGGTTCCACCGCCTTCTCTCGACGGTGGGAGCAGGTCCCGAAGAATGCGGCCTGCACCTGGTGACCGGGACGATCCCTCTCGGTGTCATGCCCCGCACCTTCGGGAACAGGACGCTTTTTATCGGCGATGCCGCGGGAATGGCCAAACCGACCTCCGGGGGAGGCGTCTATACCGGTGTCAGGTCGGCGGTCCACGCGGCCGAGACCGCGGCACTCGCATGCAGGGAGCACGATTTCACCGACGAAAGCCTCGCCCGGTACGAAGGACGCTGGAAAGCCGATATTGGAAAAGAACTTGCGCTGGGGTTCCGGGTGTTCTCAGCACGGCGCGCCTTCGGTCCGGTGGAGATGGACCGGCTCGTTCGCATGCTTTCCAGGGATGAAGTGGTACAGGAAATTATTCTCTACGGAGATATGGATCGCCCCGGAGTTTTATTAAAGAGATTTGCTAAAAATCCCCGGTTATATCCTGTTTTATGGCTACTATTAAGAGAAGGAGTACGCGGAATTATCAAATAA
- a CDS encoding ATP-binding cassette domain-containing protein: protein MHLIETRDLTYVYPGNVTGLEGVNFIAPRNARIAVIGANGAGKSTLFKHFNGIFKPTSGSVLIHGEPITKANIREVRKMVGVVFQNADDQIFSPTVEQDVAFGPTNLGLDPETVQHRVEEALRMVGMEDRATRVPHHLSGGEKKRVAIAGVIAMEPQVLVLDEPTAGLDPQGVSDLVGFINSLSRKYGMTVIFSSHDVSLIPEIADYVYVMNKGKVVACGSIGEIFDQQELLTSVRLDVPCLPKLIRSLRERGIDIDMAYTYQDAESAFLRAFRETP, encoded by the coding sequence ATGCACCTGATCGAGACCAGGGATCTCACCTACGTCTACCCGGGAAACGTCACCGGGCTGGAAGGCGTGAATTTCATCGCCCCCAGGAATGCGAGGATTGCAGTAATCGGAGCAAACGGGGCGGGAAAAAGTACCCTCTTCAAGCATTTCAACGGCATTTTCAAGCCCACTTCCGGCTCGGTCCTCATTCACGGCGAACCTATCACGAAGGCCAATATCAGGGAAGTCAGAAAGATGGTCGGGGTGGTCTTCCAGAATGCGGACGACCAGATCTTCTCTCCCACCGTCGAACAGGACGTGGCGTTCGGGCCCACCAACCTCGGTCTCGATCCGGAGACGGTCCAGCACCGTGTGGAAGAAGCGTTGCGGATGGTGGGGATGGAGGACCGTGCAACAAGGGTTCCCCACCACCTTTCCGGCGGTGAGAAGAAGCGGGTGGCGATCGCCGGGGTCATCGCCATGGAGCCGCAGGTGCTCGTGCTCGACGAACCCACCGCAGGGCTCGACCCGCAGGGGGTCTCGGACCTGGTCGGGTTCATCAACTCGCTCTCCCGGAAATACGGCATGACGGTGATCTTTTCCAGCCACGACGTGTCGCTCATCCCCGAGATCGCCGACTATGTCTACGTGATGAACAAGGGGAAGGTCGTCGCCTGCGGGAGTATCGGGGAGATCTTCGATCAGCAGGAGCTGCTCACCTCGGTGCGGCTCGACGTCCCCTGTCTGCCGAAACTGATCCGGAGCCTCCGGGAGCGGGGGATCGATATCGATATGGCGTATACCTACCAGGACGCGGAATCGGCCTTTCTCCGGGCATTCCGGGAAACGCCATGA
- a CDS encoding PDGLE domain-containing protein, which produces MMETKHFVMIGIAIAVIIGVVAIFVASSDPDGLESTALVVQGDKLLTGETPEDAEVVEDVHGGFAYESPMPDYELPDMGIPGQIIAMLVGIGISFIIVLGVARVAARQKECGNK; this is translated from the coding sequence ATGATGGAAACAAAACATTTCGTCATGATCGGCATTGCCATCGCGGTGATCATCGGGGTGGTGGCCATCTTCGTCGCCTCGTCCGACCCCGACGGGCTGGAGAGCACGGCACTGGTGGTCCAGGGAGATAAACTGCTGACCGGGGAAACCCCGGAAGATGCGGAAGTAGTGGAAGACGTGCACGGGGGATTTGCGTACGAGTCGCCGATGCCCGATTATGAACTGCCGGATATGGGGATACCCGGGCAGATCATCGCCATGCTGGTCGGAATCGGCATCAGTTTCATAATCGTGCTCGGTGTGGCCCGGGTCGCAGCCCGGCAGAAAGAATGCGGAAACAAATAG
- the cbiQ gene encoding cobalt ECF transporter T component CbiQ, with amino-acid sequence MIEELFLIEKQAYRDSFIHRLDARVKIIIAFAAIVAIVAIPYSTMIYRVGAVFFLFFAVLWALARLSPRVYIWRLIMVLPFGIFIIVAQIFFENPHYTVFTPIVDLPFNIHIYAESVEFASILLVKFLVCISFIILLSSTTRMQHLLEGAGRLGLPAEFSLILGMMIRYLFVFAYMYRKVTESLETRCFDPFSREIPWKYRVRMLGYTIGTMFIRAYEQGERTYLSMLCRGYGRESHLFITKKPLPTRDWAFLATGMVIIIAVPVLTWLGISPW; translated from the coding sequence ATGATCGAGGAGCTCTTTTTAATCGAGAAGCAGGCATACCGGGACAGTTTCATCCACCGGCTCGACGCCAGGGTGAAGATCATTATCGCATTCGCCGCGATCGTCGCCATCGTGGCCATCCCTTACTCCACCATGATATACAGGGTGGGAGCGGTCTTTTTCCTCTTCTTCGCGGTACTCTGGGCGCTCGCCCGGCTCTCACCGAGGGTATACATCTGGCGGCTGATCATGGTCCTCCCCTTTGGGATCTTCATCATCGTGGCCCAGATCTTCTTCGAAAACCCGCATTACACGGTGTTCACCCCCATTGTCGACCTCCCGTTCAACATTCACATCTATGCCGAATCGGTTGAATTCGCCTCTATCCTGCTGGTGAAGTTCCTGGTCTGCATCTCGTTCATCATCCTGCTCTCCTCCACGACGAGGATGCAGCACCTCCTCGAGGGGGCCGGGCGGCTGGGGCTCCCCGCGGAGTTTTCCCTCATACTCGGGATGATGATCCGGTACCTGTTCGTGTTCGCCTACATGTACAGGAAGGTCACCGAGTCGCTCGAAACCCGGTGTTTCGACCCGTTCTCCCGGGAGATCCCCTGGAAGTACCGGGTCCGGATGCTCGGGTATACCATCGGCACCATGTTCATCCGGGCCTACGAGCAGGGGGAGCGGACCTACCTTTCCATGCTCTGCCGGGGCTACGGGCGGGAGAGCCACCTTTTCATCACGAAAAAGCCCCTCCCCACCAGGGACTGGGCGTTCCTCGCCACGGGGATGGTAATCATAATTGCGGTCCCGGTGCTCACCTGGCTCGGCATTTCTCCCTGGTGA
- a CDS encoding secondary thiamine-phosphate synthase enzyme YjbQ, producing the protein MFRRAVQVTTQGEGEIHDITPHVREVLDESGVKDGMANVFITGSTAAVTTIEYETGVLRDLSRALSVLAPDNAKYSHDAAWGDGNGRSHVKAALVGPSLSVPVADGSLALGTWQQIVLLELDVRSSRTRTILVTVWGEKPGKQTGS; encoded by the coding sequence ATGTTTCGAAGGGCGGTCCAGGTCACCACCCAAGGCGAAGGGGAGATCCATGATATCACCCCCCACGTGCGGGAAGTGCTGGACGAGAGCGGGGTAAAGGACGGCATGGCGAACGTGTTCATCACCGGCTCGACCGCGGCCGTGACCACCATCGAATACGAGACAGGGGTCCTTCGTGACCTCTCCCGGGCCCTCTCGGTGCTCGCCCCGGATAACGCAAAATATTCGCACGATGCGGCATGGGGCGACGGAAACGGGCGGTCTCATGTAAAGGCCGCCCTGGTCGGTCCATCGCTCTCGGTCCCGGTCGCAGACGGCAGTCTCGCGCTGGGGACGTGGCAGCAGATCGTGCTGCTCGAACTCGATGTGCGGTCCAGCCGTACCCGGACGATTCTGGTCACAGTCTGGGGAGAAAAACCAGGAAAACAGACCGGATCATAA
- a CDS encoding Sjogren's syndrome/scleroderma autoantigen 1 family protein, whose amino-acid sequence MTTDDEIMAQYLLKGGKMLAKTCQKCGSPLFEYKGETFCVVCRERGSTTEPGKGQPPAEAAPAGESRASSQPQVGAGALGPELEAALVSLCQRIRNEPDPDRVLVLMKAVRTGVSVLGMLSQR is encoded by the coding sequence ATGACGACAGACGACGAGATCATGGCCCAGTACCTGCTGAAGGGAGGCAAGATGCTGGCCAAAACCTGTCAGAAATGCGGATCCCCCCTCTTCGAGTACAAGGGAGAGACGTTCTGCGTGGTCTGCAGGGAACGTGGGAGTACCACGGAACCCGGTAAAGGTCAGCCCCCGGCCGAAGCGGCACCGGCCGGTGAATCCCGGGCATCTTCCCAGCCCCAGGTCGGAGCAGGGGCGCTCGGGCCCGAACTGGAGGCGGCCCTCGTGTCGCTCTGCCAGAGAATCCGGAACGAACCGGATCCCGACAGGGTGCTGGTCCTGATGAAGGCGGTAAGGACCGGCGTCTCCGTGCTCGGGATGCTCTCTCAGCGATAG
- a CDS encoding UPF0147 family protein: protein MANPEKTIENCVLMLQHIMDDSTIPRNIRRVADETRQLLMNNSKPIGLRAAEAISKIDEISNDPNMPVHARTRIWELVSQLETIPLD from the coding sequence ATGGCGAACCCTGAGAAAACAATAGAGAATTGCGTCCTGATGCTGCAGCACATCATGGACGACTCGACAATTCCTCGTAACATCAGGCGCGTGGCAGATGAGACGCGTCAGCTGCTGATGAATAATTCCAAACCGATCGGGCTACGGGCCGCGGAGGCGATCTCAAAGATCGACGAGATAAGCAATGATCCCAATATGCCGGTTCATGCCCGCACCAGGATATGGGAACTGGTGTCCCAGCTGGAGACAATCCCCCTCGATTGA
- the gyrA gene encoding DNA gyrase subunit A: MTSEENPAPEHTEETPSARVIPINIEEEMKTSYINYAMSVIIGRAIPDVRDGLKPVHRRSLYAMWEMGNTSDKPTKKSARVVGDVMGKYHPHGDAAIYDTIVKMAQPFSYRYPLVEGQGNFGSIDGDAPAAMRYTEVRLFPLAEELLSDLEKETVKFVPNFDESMEEPSVLPAKVPNLLINGSSGIAVGMATNMPPHNLGEVCRGICMYLDHPEVTVEELMGIIPGPDFPTGGVIMGTEGILSAYQTGHGKVVTRGVAEIEDRGAKGERIIITEIPFQVNKARLVELIANLVKDKKIEGISDIRDESDKDGLRVVVELKKGVVSGVILNQLYKHTPLESTFGIINLAIVDNQPRVLPLKSLMEEFVRHRVEVIRRRSEFDKRKAEERVHILLGLLHALDHIDEVIATIRASDTADTARTALMTKFGLDEIQANAILQMQLRRLAALEQQKIVDEKEGLLAEIARLAEILANELNIRREIRKELEFIGEKYGNARRTEISHELTLIEKEDMIERRNVLVSLTSLNYIKRMDLDTYRQQRRGGKGIIGMSTKEEDFVESAFVANTHDYLLCFTSNGRAYWLKVYDIPESSRTGRGKAIVNLLNLNNERVTTVIPVRAFKADRFLLFATKRGMVIKVPLVEFSRPRSTGINAITLKENDELVDVKITDASREILLTTRKGQSLRFHEESISPRHRNAMGVIGIRMRPSDELRALTMVEEGRMLLTVTESGYGKRTDFDEFRGHGRGTMGVRNILTEHRGGVVAAKAVGDGDEIIMMSASGIVIRTTVNEISIQKRSTRGVRIMKMDEGDRVVGVAVLQEEIEGELEEESEDIGGEVGEMPAMDEPGEDFPEDSGEELPEDLPEVPEEDLEDEENSGEDLE; encoded by the coding sequence TTGACATCTGAGGAGAACCCCGCACCGGAACACACCGAGGAGACCCCGTCCGCACGGGTGATCCCCATCAACATCGAGGAGGAGATGAAGACCTCCTACATCAACTACGCGATGAGCGTGATCATCGGCCGGGCCATCCCCGACGTGAGGGACGGCTTAAAGCCGGTCCACCGCCGCTCGCTCTATGCCATGTGGGAGATGGGCAACACCAGCGACAAGCCCACCAAGAAGAGCGCCCGTGTGGTCGGGGACGTGATGGGTAAGTACCACCCCCACGGAGACGCCGCGATCTACGACACCATCGTGAAGATGGCGCAGCCGTTCTCCTACCGCTACCCGCTGGTGGAAGGGCAGGGGAACTTCGGGTCGATCGACGGCGACGCCCCTGCGGCAATGCGTTATACCGAGGTCCGGCTCTTTCCCCTCGCAGAGGAGCTGCTCTCCGACCTGGAGAAGGAAACGGTGAAGTTCGTCCCCAACTTCGACGAGTCGATGGAGGAGCCTTCGGTACTCCCCGCGAAGGTCCCCAACCTGCTGATCAACGGGTCATCGGGGATCGCGGTGGGAATGGCCACCAACATGCCTCCCCACAACCTCGGCGAGGTATGCAGGGGTATCTGCATGTATCTCGACCATCCCGAGGTCACGGTCGAGGAACTGATGGGGATCATCCCGGGACCCGACTTCCCCACCGGCGGAGTGATCATGGGCACCGAGGGGATCCTCTCCGCCTACCAGACCGGCCACGGGAAGGTGGTGACCCGGGGTGTCGCCGAGATCGAGGATCGGGGGGCGAAGGGAGAACGGATCATCATCACCGAGATCCCCTTCCAGGTCAACAAGGCGCGACTGGTCGAACTGATCGCGAACCTGGTCAAGGATAAGAAGATCGAGGGGATCTCGGATATCCGCGACGAATCCGACAAGGACGGGCTCCGCGTGGTGGTCGAGCTGAAGAAAGGGGTGGTCTCGGGTGTGATCCTCAACCAGCTCTACAAGCACACCCCGCTCGAGAGCACCTTCGGGATCATCAACCTGGCAATCGTGGACAACCAGCCCCGGGTCCTCCCGCTAAAAAGCCTGATGGAGGAGTTCGTCCGGCACCGGGTGGAGGTCATCCGCCGGAGGAGCGAGTTCGACAAGCGGAAAGCCGAAGAGCGGGTACACATCCTGCTCGGCCTGCTCCACGCGCTCGACCACATCGACGAGGTCATCGCGACCATCAGGGCATCCGACACCGCCGATACCGCGAGGACCGCCCTGATGACCAAGTTCGGGCTCGACGAGATCCAGGCAAACGCCATCCTCCAGATGCAGCTCCGCCGCCTGGCGGCACTGGAGCAGCAGAAGATCGTGGATGAGAAGGAGGGACTCCTCGCGGAGATCGCCCGCCTCGCGGAGATCCTGGCAAACGAGCTGAACATCCGGAGAGAGATCAGGAAGGAGCTCGAGTTCATCGGGGAAAAGTACGGGAATGCACGCCGGACCGAGATCAGCCACGAGCTGACCTTGATCGAGAAAGAGGACATGATCGAACGGAGAAACGTCCTCGTTTCGCTCACGTCCCTGAATTATATCAAGAGGATGGACCTCGATACCTACCGGCAGCAGCGGCGGGGCGGCAAGGGGATCATCGGGATGTCCACCAAGGAGGAGGACTTCGTGGAGAGCGCGTTCGTGGCGAACACCCACGATTACCTCCTCTGTTTCACCAGCAACGGCAGGGCCTACTGGCTGAAGGTCTATGACATCCCTGAGAGTTCCCGGACCGGAAGGGGCAAGGCCATCGTGAACCTGCTCAACCTGAACAACGAGCGGGTGACCACGGTCATCCCGGTCAGGGCGTTCAAGGCGGATCGGTTCCTGCTCTTCGCCACCAAGCGGGGAATGGTGATCAAGGTCCCGCTGGTGGAGTTCTCCCGCCCCCGTTCCACGGGGATCAATGCCATCACCTTGAAGGAGAACGACGAACTGGTCGACGTGAAGATCACCGATGCGAGCCGGGAGATCCTGCTTACCACCAGGAAGGGGCAGAGCCTGCGGTTCCACGAGGAGTCCATCTCGCCCCGGCACCGGAACGCAATGGGGGTCATCGGGATCCGGATGAGGCCGAGCGACGAGCTCCGGGCGCTGACCATGGTCGAGGAGGGCAGGATGCTTCTCACGGTCACCGAGTCCGGGTACGGCAAGCGCACGGACTTCGACGAGTTCCGTGGCCACGGCAGGGGGACCATGGGGGTGCGGAACATCCTCACCGAGCACCGCGGAGGCGTGGTGGCCGCGAAAGCGGTAGGCGACGGGGACGAGATCATCATGATGAGCGCGTCGGGCATCGTGATCCGGACCACGGTCAACGAGATATCCATCCAGAAACGGAGTACCCGCGGGGTGCGGATCATGAAGATGGACGAGGGCGACCGGGTGGTCGGCGTCGCCGTCCTCCAGGAGGAGATCGAGGGCGAGCTCGAGGAAGAATCGGAAGATATCGGCGGGGAAGTCGGGGAAATGCCTGCAATGGACGAACCGGGCGAAGATTTCCCGGAAGATTCCGGGGAAGAGCTTCCGGAGGACCTTCCCGAAGTTCCCGAGGAAGACCTTGAAGATGAAGAGAATTCCGGGGAAGACCTGGAATAA
- a CDS encoding cache domain-containing protein encodes MRPLMKLTLVLTVIAAIACAGCTQAPPSVPVIPTPAPAETPATLPTNQTEAGASMEQFLNMLVPVLQDRLYTADAEVSATGDILTMTGITGQGADLALLSLAESNDWIVDAVTVSPDGKIAAVMPEQYQGVIGEYIGNQSHIVTILTDEKPALSPIFQTVEGFEAAAIAYPVFSSSHESTGGVSVPFRPDLLIGPLIANATRGTGYGIDVLQASDGLILYDSDPTQIGKTPDDPVYVKYPELRALASRIIRETSGTGTYQFPTPGTDQPVQKEAVWDTISLHGTEWRVVVQRVIG; translated from the coding sequence ATGAGACCGCTGATGAAGCTCACTCTCGTCCTCACGGTCATCGCCGCGATCGCATGTGCGGGGTGCACCCAGGCCCCGCCGTCTGTTCCCGTGATTCCCACCCCTGCTCCCGCAGAGACCCCGGCAACCCTGCCCACGAACCAGACGGAGGCCGGTGCCTCCATGGAACAGTTCCTGAATATGCTGGTACCTGTCCTGCAGGACAGGTTGTATACCGCCGATGCAGAGGTATCGGCAACCGGAGATATCCTCACTATGACGGGAATCACCGGGCAGGGGGCCGATTTGGCCCTCCTCTCCCTCGCAGAGTCGAACGACTGGATCGTCGATGCGGTCACCGTGTCGCCCGACGGGAAGATCGCCGCGGTGATGCCGGAGCAGTACCAGGGCGTAATCGGGGAGTACATTGGAAACCAGAGCCATATCGTCACCATTCTCACGGATGAAAAACCGGCGCTCTCCCCCATTTTCCAGACCGTTGAGGGGTTCGAGGCGGCGGCCATCGCGTATCCGGTGTTCTCATCCTCTCACGAATCGACAGGGGGTGTTTCGGTGCCGTTCCGCCCGGACCTTCTGATCGGACCGTTGATCGCGAATGCGACCCGGGGCACCGGTTATGGCATCGATGTACTCCAGGCGTCTGACGGCCTTATCCTCTATGACAGCGACCCCACCCAGATCGGGAAAACCCCGGATGACCCGGTATATGTGAAGTACCCGGAACTCCGGGCATTAGCTTCACGGATTATAAGGGAGACGTCCGGAACAGGGACGTATCAGTTCCCGACTCCGGGAACGGATCAGCCGGTGCAGAAAGAAGCGGTCTGGGACACGATCTCCCTCCACGGCACCGAGTGGAGAGTGGTAGTGCAGCGGGTCATCGGGTAG